In the Populus trichocarpa isolate Nisqually-1 chromosome 1, P.trichocarpa_v4.1, whole genome shotgun sequence genome, one interval contains:
- the LOC18094657 gene encoding ATPase 10, plasma membrane-type, with translation MAEDLEKPLLNPESFNREGIDLERLPLEEVFEQLRTSHRGLSSEDAEARLMIFGPNKLEEKPENKFLKFLGFMWNPLSWVMEAAAIMAIALANGGGQGPDWQDFVGIICLLIINSTISFIEENNAGNAASALMARLAPKTKVLRDGQWKEQDAAILVPGDIVSIKLGDIIPADSRLLEGDSLKIDQATLTGESLPVTKRTGDEVYSGSTCKQGEIEAVVIATGVNSFFGKAAHLVDSTEVVGHFQKVLTAIGNFCICSIAVGMILEIIIMFPVQHRSYRDGINNLLVLLIGGIPIAMPTVLSVTLAIGSHRLSQQGAITKRMTAIEEMAGMDVLCSDKTGTLTLNRLTVDRNLIEVFNKDMDKDMIVLLAARASRLENQDAIDAAIVNMLADPKEARENIREVHFLPFNPVDKRTAITYIDSDGNWYRASKGAPEQILNMSKEKDEISGKVHAIIEKFAERGLRSLGVAFQEVPEKTRESPGGPWTFCGLLPLFDPPRHDSAETIRRALNLGVNVKMITGDQLAIAKETGRRLGMGTNMYPSSTLLGRDRDENEALPVDELIEKADGFAGVFPEHKYEIVKILQEKKHVVGMTGDGVNDAPALKKADIGIAVADSTDAARSASDIVLTEPGLSVIISAVLTSRAIFQRMKNYTIYAVSITIRIVLGFALLALIWEYDFPPFMVLIIAILNDGTIMTISQDRVKPSPRPDSWKLEEIFATGIVIGTYLALVTVLFYWIVIDTNFFETHFHVRSISSNTEEVSSAVYLQVSIISQALIFVTRSQSWSFLERPGILLMCAFVVAQLVATIIAVYAHISFAYIRGIGWGWAGVIWLYSLVFYVPLDIIKFTIRYALSGEAWNLLFDRKTAFSTKKDYGKEDREAKWILSQRSLQGLMATDQDFNGRRSTLIAEQARRRAEIARLGEIHTLRGHVESVVRLKNLDLNLIQTAHTV, from the exons ATGGCTGAGGATCTGGAGAAACCACTGTTGAATCCCGAGAGCTTCAACCGAGAGGGGATTGACTTG GAGCGTTTGCCACTAGAGGAGGTCTTTGAGCAACTGAGAACATCACACAGAGGACTCTCGTCTGAAGATGCTGAAGCCAGATTGATGATTTTTGGTCCAAACAAACTTGAAGAGAAGCCA gaaaataagtttttgaaattCCTTGGTTTTATGTGGAATCCTCTGTCATGGGTTATGGAAGCGGCAGCAATAATGGCAATTGCCCTTGCTAATGGTGGA GGGCAAGGTCCTGACTGGCAGGATTTTGTAGGGATTATTTGCCTGTTGataatcaattcaacaattagtTTTATAGAGGAGAACAATGCTGGGAATGCTGCATCCGCTCTTATGGCTCGTTTAGCTCCCAAAACGAAG GTCCTGAGAGATGGGCAGTGGAAAGAGCAAGATGCTGCTATTTTGGTGCCAGGAGATATAGTTAGCATTAAGCTTGGGGATATCATCCCTGCGGATTCTAGATTACTCGAAGGAGATTCATTAAAAATTGACCAGGCAA CTCTTACTGGAGAATCTCTTCCTGTTACCAAGAGAACAGGCGATGAAGTTTATTCTGGCTCAACATGTAAGCAAGGTGAAATTGAAGCTGTGGTTATTGCGACAGGAGTAAACAGTTTCTTTGGAAAAGCAGCACATCTAGTTGACTCCACTGAAGTCGTTGGACATTTCCAGAAG GTCCTTACCGCCATTGGGAACTTCTGCATTTGCTCTATAGCTGTTGGAATGATTCTTGAAATCATTATCATGTTCCCAGTACAGCACCGTTCATACAGGGATGGAATCAACAACCTTCTGGTTCTCTTAATCGGAGGAATACCAATAGCTATGCCAACAGTCTTGTCTGTCACACTAGCAATTGGTTCTCATCGGCTATCTCAACAG GGTGCCATTACAAAGAGGATGACAGCGATAGAAGAAATGGCAGGAATGGATGTCCTCTGCAGTGACAAAACTGGAACTCTTACCCTCAATCGCCTGACAGTTGATCGAAACCTTATCGAG GTTTTCAACAAAGATATGGACAAAGATATGATTGTCTTGCTTGCAGCCAGAGCATCCAGATTGGAGAATCAGGATGCTATTGATGCAGCCATAGTTAACATGCTTGCTGATCCAAAGGAG GCACGTGAAAACATCAGAGAAGTGCATTTTTTACCCTTCAATCCGGTGGACAAACGTACTGCAATTACATACATTGATTCTGATGGTAATTGGTATCGAGCTAGCAAAGGAGCTCCTGAGCAG ATTCTAAATATGAGCAAAGAGAAGGACGAGATCTCTGGAAAAGTGCATGCCATCATTGAAAAATTTGCCGAAAGAGGCTTGCGATCACTTGGAGTTGCATTTCAG GAAGTTCCTGAAAAAACTAGGGAAAGTCCTGGAGGTCCTTGGACGTTTTGTGGGTTGTTGCCCTTGTTTGATCCTCCTAGGCATGATAGTGCTGAGACCATCCGCAGAGCACTAAACCTTGGAGTTAATGTCAAGATGATTACAG GTGATCAACTGGCAATTGCAAAGGAGACAGGAAGACGACTTGGCATGGGAACGAACATGTACCCCTCTTCAACACTGTTAGGACGGGACAGGGATGAAAATGAAGCTCTTCCTGTCGACGAGCTCATTGAAAAGGCAGATGGCTTTGCTGGTGTATTTCCAG AGCACAAATACgaaattgttaaaattttacaagaaaagaaGCATGTGGTTGGAATGACTGGAGATGGTGTGAATGATGCACCTGCTTTGAAGAAAGCAGATATTGGAATAGCAGTGGCAGATTCTACAGATGCTGCGAGAAGTGCTTCTGATATTGTCTTGACCGAGCCTGGTCTAAGTGTGATTATCAGTGCTGTCTTAACTAGCAGAGCTATATTCCAAAGAATGAAGAACTATACA ATATATGCCGTCTCCATAACCATTAGGATTGTG CTTGGTTTTGCGCTTCTAGCTTTGATATGGGAATATGACTTCCCACCTTTCATGGTTCTGATAATAGCAATACTCAATGATG ggACCATAATGACTATCTCGCAAGATCGAGTTAAGCCATCTCCAAGGCCTGACAGTTGGAAGCTTGAAGAGATATTTGCGACAGGCATTGTCATCGGCACATATCTTGCTTTGGTCACTGTCCTGTTTTACTGGATTGTGATCGATACAAATTTCTTCGAG ACACACTTCCATGTGAGGTCTATCTCCAGCAACACTGAGGAAGTCTCTTCGGCCGTGTATCTACAAGTCAGCATCATCAGCCAGGCTTTAATATTTGTTACGCGTAGTCAAAGTTGGTCGTTCCTTGAGAGGCCTGGAATTCTCTTGATGTGTGCATTTGTGGTGGCTCAACTG GTGGCCACTATAATTGCTGTCTATGCACATATTAGCTTTGCTTATATTAGAGGCATTGGATGGGGATGGGCTGGTGTCATATGGTTGTATAGTTTGGTCTTCTACGTACCACTGGATATTATCAAGTTCACAATTCGTTATGCCTTGAGTGGAGAAGCATGGAATCTCTTATTTGATAGAAAG acTGCTTTTTCTACAAAGAAAGATTATGGAAAGGAAGATAGGGAAGCTAAGTGGATACTTTCCCAGAGGAGTCTACAAGGGTTGATGGCAACAGACCAAGATTTCAATGGCAGGAGATCAACTTTGATTGCCGAACAGGCCAGACGGCGTGCAGAAATAGCTAG ACTGGGGGAGATCCACACCTTGAGAGGACATGTAGAATCGGTAGTCAGGCTCAAAAATCTGgacttaaatttaattcaaacagCTCATACGGTTTGA
- the LOC18094658 gene encoding triacylglycerol lipase OBL1: MSTKKIGGTVFMAAATSTATKFENNTDDQEKSEESITNYLIVRPEKGGMLDLLRYLAWADIGSGVRFLESSEEGIMGEEAADHRWIILVSIIARKIISLFGKPLEYTGFVVDFFLNLLFQNGGIMGLFLNFLQGKVVTPQRDTETFISSIGHLDGRIDLYRAENLLEQIDHSVSAEKTITEEIGNRAHMDLCIMASKLAYENAKVVRSIVVHHWKMHFVDFYNCWNDFQKEFSTQVFILCDKPKDANLILISFRGTEPFDSYDWDTDFDYSWYEIPKLGKVHMGFLEALGLGNRDDTTTFQYLLQMKNTNFNHDYEGSGSLLSNTDSDMEQNELDRSSDSDRATAVGHKKFPPEMVKKTAYYTVRKKLKSLLVEHKNAKFIVTGHSLGGALAILFPSVLVLHQQMDVMKRLLGVYTFGQPRIGNRQLAKFMEAHLEYPVPKYFRVVYSYDLVPRLPYDDKTFLYKHFGVCLYYNSLYIEQKVDEEPDPNLYGLRNVISAHLNAIWELIRSFIIGYTHGREYKESWFMVLVRIMGLALPGIAAHCPTDYVNSVRLGKERVVQMSSF, encoded by the exons ATGTCCACCAAAAAGATAGGAGGGACTGTATTCATGGCGGCTGCGACTAGTACTGCtacaaaatttgaaaacaacacCGATGATCAAGAGAAGAGTGAAGAAAGCATTACCAACTATCTGATAGTGAGGCCAGAAAAGGGAGGAATGTTGGACTTGTTGAGGTACTTGGCATGGGCCGACATAGGAAGTGGTGTGAGATTCTTAGAGAGCTCAGAAGAGGGAATTATGGGTGAGGAGGCAGCTGATCATAGGTGGATTATATTGGTGTCTATTATTGCTCGGAAGATCATCTCCTTATTTGGCAAGCCCTTGGAGTACACTGGTTTTGTGGTTGATTTCTTTCTCAATCTCTTGTTTCAGAATGGTGGCATCATGGGCTTATTTCTCAACTTTCTCCAAG GAAAGGTGGTGACACCGCAGAGAGACACCGAGACTTTTATAAGTAGCATCGGGCATTTGGATGGGCGAATAGACCTATACAGAGCTGAAAACTTGCTGGAACAAATAGATCATTCGGTTTCCGCAGAGAAAACAATCACAGAAGAAATAGGGAACCGCGCTCATATGGACCTCTGTATCATGGCATCCAAATTAGCTTATGAGAACGCTAAAGTTGTTCGAAGTATTGTTGTTCATCACTGGAAG ATGCATTTTGTGGACTTCTACAACTGCTGGAATG ATTTTCAAAAGGAATTTTCCACTCAAGTGTTCATTCTTTGTGACAAGCCCAAGGATGCAAACTTAATATTGATCAGCTTTCGGGGCACGGAACCTTTTGACTCTTATGATTGGGATACTGATTTTGATTACTCTTGGTATGAGATTCCAAAACTGGGAAAAGTCCACATGGGATTCTTAGAAGCATTAGGTTTGGGCAACAGAGATGATACTACCACCTTCCAATATCTCCTTCAGATGAAGAACACAAATTTCAATCACGATTATGAAGGTTCTGGATCACTATTATCAAATACTGATTCTGACATGGAACAAAATGAATTGGACCGTTCTTCTGATTCTGACAGAGCCACTGCAGTAGGTCATAAGAAGTTCCCGCCAGAAATGGTGAAGAAGACTGCATACTATACAGTGAGAAAGAAGCTCAAGAGCTTACTCGTGGAGCACAAGAATGCGAAATTTATAGTCACTGGGCATAGCTTAGGTGGTGCACTTGCTATTTTGTTCCCATCTGTGTTGGTGCTGCACCAACAGATGGATGTCATGAAAAGGTTGCTTGGGGTTTACACATTTGGGCAGCCAAGGATTGGGAACCGGCAGCTAGCAAAGTTCATGGAAGCCCATTTGGAGTATCCTGTTCCTAAATACTTCAGGGTGGTTTACAGCTATGATCTTGTCCCTAGATTGCCTTACGATGACAAAACCTTCTTGTATAAACATTTCGGAGTGTGCCTTTATTATAACAGCCTCTATATTGAACAA AAAGTGGATGAGGAGCCAGACCCCAACCTCTATGGGTTGAGAAATGTTATTTCGGCACATCTGAATGCTATATGGGAGTTAATAAGAAGTTTCATAATCGGCTACACCCACGGGCGAGAGTACAAAGAAAGTTGGTTCATGGTGTTGGTCAGGATAATGGGACTGGCTCTCCCTGGGATTGCTGCACATTGCCCCACAGATTATGTTAACTCGGTAAGACTGGGAAAAGAGCGAGTTGTTCAAATGTCTTCTTTCTGA